From a region of the Rhizobium bangladeshense genome:
- a CDS encoding glycerophosphodiester phosphodiesterase family protein, producing MDTSNNVASVLLNFCSSRVGYLGRRRDLRASLTLTSLLAVGLPYYAAAEALLPVKPSPYLVSAITRNMFKLPKPDDDLVLLSAHRGSWEIFPENSAYALQDAWNSQIESVEVDARFTADKEVVLSHDYRIERESTGSGLLYNQNFSQLRRADLRDRHGRVFTDSRGRKAKFLTFSAALDLLAEYVSGDGHGYVMIVDIKAAVDDQDPTDPIELMQRCLDILASKGNAKLGKAVVFKLKAKDAVDVGTILNRTTYDPNLIGGLIVVENPDDENVKDSNYDPHEDPIYDQWNVAPFSIQFEMNQFYKGDGLQAYFDYIDQQQGFATYHESNYFPEGVANSAGKCCFGHNTDPKSTAQRGIVPDYRGDPEMAVVNRTNLITTDWPDVVGDMLRQIGRRNTSELTR from the coding sequence ATGGACACCAGCAACAATGTGGCATCAGTACTTCTGAATTTTTGCTCCTCGCGTGTCGGTTACCTCGGCCGCCGACGTGATCTGCGTGCATCGCTCACCCTAACTTCTCTTCTTGCTGTCGGACTTCCATACTACGCCGCAGCAGAGGCGCTACTTCCGGTAAAGCCATCGCCATACCTTGTAAGTGCGATTACAAGAAACATGTTTAAGCTGCCGAAACCCGACGACGACTTGGTCCTGCTATCTGCGCACCGCGGATCTTGGGAGATCTTTCCTGAGAATTCAGCCTATGCCTTGCAAGACGCCTGGAATTCGCAGATTGAGAGCGTGGAGGTCGATGCCCGCTTCACCGCAGACAAAGAAGTCGTTCTATCTCACGACTACAGGATTGAGCGCGAGTCAACTGGAAGCGGCCTATTATATAATCAGAACTTTTCGCAGCTACGACGGGCCGATCTACGGGACCGGCATGGCCGCGTTTTTACGGATTCACGAGGGCGAAAGGCGAAGTTCCTAACGTTCTCCGCCGCGCTCGATCTACTCGCCGAATATGTTTCCGGTGATGGTCATGGGTACGTGATGATCGTCGATATCAAGGCGGCAGTCGATGATCAGGACCCTACTGATCCCATCGAACTTATGCAACGCTGCCTTGACATTCTCGCGAGCAAGGGAAATGCGAAGCTCGGCAAAGCCGTTGTATTCAAGCTCAAAGCAAAGGATGCGGTGGATGTCGGCACGATTCTAAATCGGACTACCTACGACCCCAACCTCATTGGCGGGCTAATTGTCGTCGAAAACCCGGACGACGAGAATGTGAAGGATTCCAACTATGATCCCCACGAGGATCCAATCTACGATCAATGGAATGTGGCGCCGTTCTCCATTCAGTTTGAAATGAACCAATTCTATAAAGGTGACGGTCTGCAGGCATATTTCGACTATATCGACCAGCAGCAGGGCTTCGCCACCTATCATGAAAGTAACTACTTTCCAGAGGGCGTCGCCAACAGCGCCGGAAAATGCTGCTTCGGGCACAACACGGATCCGAAGTCGACCGCTCAACGAGGGATCGTACCAGATTACCGAGGAGATCCTGAGATGGCGGTCGTCAATCGTACCAATCTTATCACCACTGATTGGCCCGACGTAGTCGGCGATATGTTGCGCCAGATAGGGCGCCGCAACACCTCCGAGCTCACTCGCTAG
- a CDS encoding GNAT family N-acetyltransferase, with product MTEKPMVAGAPLTIEYLEKYPNFISICASWTFGQWGCQSNGSYERTRGEFEAATKSSMPLTLVAIENALPVGMVTLAARDFDGKPHLSPWLKSLFVHPFHRKKGIATLLIERLEHEALRLGFKSLYLITEDARLLYEKSGWRAIDHVQTSYGEAALMEKALLPLS from the coding sequence ATGACCGAGAAACCAATGGTAGCTGGAGCTCCGCTCACCATCGAGTACCTGGAAAAATATCCGAATTTCATTTCCATTTGCGCAAGTTGGACTTTCGGACAATGGGGTTGTCAATCAAATGGTTCGTACGAGCGAACGCGAGGCGAGTTTGAAGCGGCAACGAAAAGCTCGATGCCGCTAACACTTGTCGCCATTGAAAACGCATTGCCTGTAGGAATGGTCACTTTGGCAGCTCGTGATTTCGATGGAAAGCCTCATCTATCCCCGTGGCTTAAGTCGCTTTTTGTCCATCCATTTCACCGCAAGAAAGGAATAGCCACTTTGCTGATCGAGCGGCTGGAGCACGAAGCATTGCGACTCGGTTTTAAAAGTCTGTACCTGATAACAGAGGACGCGCGACTTCTCTACGAGAAGAGCGGCTGGCGGGCAATTGATCACGTCCAAACATCGTATGGCGAAGCAGCGTTAATGGAGAAAGCCCTGCTTCCTCTCAGCTGA
- a CDS encoding HAD family hydrolase, with protein MSFSKSPELLIFDCDGVLVDSELIATAVHIEALAKCGYIISAEEYNDRFIGMTDQQSYSVIESEGGLRLPEDHHECVVAELAKRYPRDLRATNGVQQTLEVIDLKKCVASNSDDAKLSLALKVTELHDYFWPHVFSASQVARGKPAPDLFLFAAENMNTPASSCLVIEDSVAGTQAAVAAGMMVIGFVGGSHCLPGHGDKLMEAGATKLFSRMTALPQILAGL; from the coding sequence ATGTCTTTTTCAAAAAGTCCGGAATTGCTGATCTTCGACTGCGATGGGGTTCTCGTCGATAGCGAGCTGATTGCAACTGCGGTGCACATCGAAGCTTTGGCGAAATGCGGCTACATCATATCGGCTGAAGAGTATAACGATCGCTTCATAGGAATGACTGACCAGCAAAGTTATTCCGTCATAGAATCCGAGGGCGGCTTACGCCTACCGGAGGATCATCATGAATGTGTGGTGGCCGAACTTGCAAAACGATATCCTCGCGATCTGCGTGCAACCAACGGCGTTCAGCAAACCTTGGAGGTTATCGATCTAAAGAAGTGCGTGGCGTCGAACAGTGATGATGCAAAGCTCTCCTTGGCGCTTAAAGTCACAGAGCTGCATGATTACTTTTGGCCCCATGTCTTCAGCGCTTCGCAAGTTGCGCGTGGTAAGCCTGCGCCGGATCTGTTTCTGTTTGCAGCAGAGAATATGAACACCCCGGCTAGCAGTTGTCTCGTTATCGAAGACAGCGTTGCTGGAACTCAGGCGGCGGTGGCAGCCGGAATGATGGTGATTGGCTTCGTAGGTGGTTCGCATTGCCTTCCTGGGCATGGAGACAAACTGATGGAGGCAGGTGCCACAAAGCTGTTCAGCCGCATGACGGCGTTGCCACAAATCTTAGCAGGTTTGTGA
- a CDS encoding DegT/DnrJ/EryC1/StrS family aminotransferase, with product MNGFGALRLITRNATGAFSGEKLAVFGGKPVVPQGRVTPWPAAEKRHSDALRGVVDGGKYHRVNHPIVSGLEQSLARWTGKWQVRAVGSGTAAIHIELDYVKERGEQVVTAALNWPGAVGPIKITGLQPVFVDVDMNLAGIDQRAAAERFNPNVAAVLVTHLFGNNVLVPDARVAARAQGIAVIDDICQSIGAAKAIVGGAHLDADALALSGNGAKHLGAGELGFVITEDANLIAHVDRVSLSSSSRSGARIFSPYSQGYNYRPNVFSSSIANLRVTEMDKQLQIRRDNSKLLWEMISELVGIFPLFNPSDCDHSMLNFPLRIEPAALGFAPGPAARDFVVKSLQAEGVPICVWLTKPVFEYLPDICDNWNAADFPNTVKLLDTMFYVSEIAPPNDGELMRLYAEAFHKVWNALHKQGPKIAAGAIAG from the coding sequence ATGAACGGATTCGGTGCACTACGGCTCATAACTCGCAACGCAACTGGTGCTTTCTCCGGCGAGAAGCTCGCGGTTTTCGGTGGGAAGCCTGTGGTCCCCCAGGGACGTGTTACACCTTGGCCCGCCGCGGAGAAGAGACACTCGGATGCCCTGCGTGGAGTCGTGGACGGTGGAAAGTATCACCGCGTTAATCATCCAATTGTGAGCGGTTTGGAGCAAAGCCTTGCAAGATGGACTGGGAAGTGGCAAGTGCGCGCTGTCGGCAGCGGAACGGCGGCCATTCACATCGAACTCGACTACGTCAAAGAGCGAGGCGAGCAAGTTGTTACCGCGGCACTGAATTGGCCAGGAGCGGTAGGGCCAATTAAAATCACTGGTCTCCAACCCGTCTTCGTTGATGTCGACATGAACTTGGCCGGGATTGATCAGCGCGCGGCCGCTGAAAGGTTCAACCCTAACGTTGCTGCAGTTTTAGTCACTCATCTTTTCGGAAACAATGTTCTCGTCCCCGACGCGAGGGTTGCAGCGCGAGCTCAAGGCATTGCTGTGATCGACGACATCTGCCAATCGATCGGCGCCGCGAAAGCAATCGTCGGCGGTGCGCATCTTGATGCAGACGCGCTCGCTCTATCCGGAAACGGCGCCAAGCACCTTGGCGCCGGCGAACTGGGATTTGTCATTACGGAAGACGCCAACTTGATTGCACATGTTGATCGCGTATCGCTGTCCAGCTCGTCTCGGAGTGGAGCGCGAATATTCTCGCCCTATTCCCAAGGGTACAACTACAGGCCCAACGTATTCTCGTCATCTATAGCGAACTTGCGGGTCACTGAGATGGATAAGCAACTGCAAATCCGAAGAGACAATAGCAAGCTTTTATGGGAGATGATCAGCGAGCTTGTGGGTATATTTCCTCTATTCAACCCATCTGACTGCGACCATTCGATGCTCAACTTTCCCCTCCGGATCGAACCTGCGGCACTTGGCTTCGCGCCAGGCCCGGCTGCAAGGGATTTCGTGGTCAAATCGCTGCAGGCCGAAGGCGTGCCTATCTGTGTTTGGCTCACGAAGCCGGTATTCGAATATCTTCCGGACATTTGCGACAACTGGAACGCCGCCGATTTTCCAAATACAGTGAAACTCTTGGATACGATGTTTTACGTCTCCGAGATTGCGCCGCCCAACGACGGCGAATTGATGCGGCTTTATGCAGAGGCGTTTCACAAGGTTTGGAATGCTCTTCATAAGCAAGGTCCGAAGATCGCCGCAGGAGCAATTGCCGGCTGA
- a CDS encoding ROK family transcriptional regulator, with product MESLIRRHEAHRLGEREGSPADHHDDESTKGVVLAQRLIPTGTLGPANRGRLLQALYDIGPSSRADLARLTGVTRGTIGGIVQPLIDQGVLAEGEVIPPNETGGKPATKLWFSKDARPICAVLLLHDRVSACLVSLEGEVYAQHAANFPKNLTHPSDAFRIISTCVEETIASAKPILGIGVAVAGMINTETGTIVTVSLGPFLDGLPLEAELHKRFGVTVCVDRDTRALLVGDRWFGQGRGRRNFASVHIGETLGGALYLDGHLYRGPAGAGGEIGHTTVDVKGRICQCGRRGCWETIASSKWLTDEAKARRLPQPHSLDVSRLLTLANDNIPGARELLCDYAFNISVGLANLQQFMAPNFIVIHGDIVRGGSPILHLIEESFRELVFHRPGDEIALAFGDRECLAALRGAASLLLSELLNFVI from the coding sequence ATGGAATCCTTGATAAGAAGACACGAAGCTCATCGACTGGGTGAACGCGAGGGCAGTCCTGCTGATCACCATGATGATGAGAGCACTAAGGGTGTTGTACTGGCTCAAAGATTGATTCCAACGGGAACCTTGGGCCCCGCGAATCGGGGCCGATTGCTGCAAGCCTTGTACGACATTGGACCATCTAGCAGAGCGGATCTCGCCCGCCTTACCGGTGTGACTCGAGGAACTATCGGAGGGATTGTGCAGCCCCTAATCGATCAGGGCGTTCTTGCGGAAGGAGAGGTGATACCTCCCAATGAAACAGGCGGCAAGCCGGCTACCAAGTTGTGGTTTTCCAAGGATGCAAGGCCGATATGCGCGGTGCTCCTGCTTCACGACCGCGTGAGCGCGTGTCTGGTCTCTTTGGAGGGCGAGGTCTATGCTCAACACGCCGCCAATTTTCCGAAGAACCTAACACACCCCTCCGACGCATTCCGTATCATAAGCACCTGTGTCGAAGAAACTATCGCATCTGCCAAACCGATCTTAGGGATAGGTGTAGCAGTGGCAGGAATGATCAATACGGAGACGGGCACAATCGTGACCGTTAGTCTCGGGCCATTCCTGGACGGCTTACCGCTCGAAGCCGAGTTGCACAAAAGATTCGGAGTTACCGTGTGTGTCGATCGGGATACCAGAGCTTTGCTGGTTGGAGACCGATGGTTTGGACAAGGCCGTGGTCGGAGAAACTTCGCCTCCGTTCATATCGGCGAGACTTTGGGTGGGGCGCTTTACCTTGATGGGCATCTCTATAGGGGACCCGCAGGTGCAGGCGGTGAAATCGGTCATACGACCGTAGACGTCAAAGGTCGGATATGCCAGTGCGGCCGACGTGGATGCTGGGAAACAATCGCCAGCTCGAAGTGGCTAACGGACGAGGCCAAGGCCAGGCGGTTGCCACAACCTCACTCGCTGGATGTGAGTCGATTGTTGACTCTGGCCAACGACAATATCCCAGGCGCAAGAGAATTACTTTGCGACTACGCGTTCAATATTTCGGTCGGCCTGGCGAACCTCCAGCAGTTCATGGCGCCCAATTTTATCGTTATTCACGGCGACATCGTACGGGGGGGAAGCCCCATACTTCATTTAATCGAGGAAAGCTTCAGGGAATTGGTATTCCATCGCCCGGGCGATGAAATTGCCCTTGCTTTCGGAGATAGAGAATGCTTGGCGGCTTTGCGCGGTGCCGCTAGTCTGCTTCTTTCTGAATTGCTGAATTTCGTCATCTAA
- a CDS encoding ABC transporter ATP-binding protein produces the protein MASMTFDGIGKTFPDGTVAVANVSFSVADGEFVVLVGPSGCGKSTLLRMAAGLEALNSGRLLMDNADVTETEPQDRDIAMVFQNYALYPHMTVYDNMAFGLQQRKMPKDKIDKLVRDAAEMLDLTRYLERKPGALSGGQRQRVAMGRAIVRHPMAFLMDEPLSNLDAKLRVQMRGELKLLNQRLGVTTLYVTHDQVEAMTMGDRVAVLKPVFNGQESNLQQIDTPQMLYDKPANLFVAGFIGSPAMNFVRVELTAEGGSLKAAVTGTKISFSVPAQGALSAFAGRQVIVGIRPEMFKVCPEAEALFNEQIPVAEALGADTFVFFDIASPSVNINDAEDTEDFLNKGKNRLVARIPPALTPRPNQLLPLTVDLGKLHWFDPVTGTAIRD, from the coding sequence ATGGCGTCCATGACCTTCGACGGGATCGGCAAGACCTTTCCGGACGGGACCGTTGCCGTTGCGAATGTAAGTTTTTCGGTCGCGGACGGAGAATTCGTCGTGTTGGTCGGCCCGTCGGGTTGTGGCAAGTCGACACTATTGCGGATGGCAGCGGGTCTTGAAGCGCTCAACAGCGGCCGGCTGCTCATGGATAACGCTGACGTGACGGAGACAGAACCCCAGGACCGGGATATTGCGATGGTTTTTCAGAACTACGCGCTTTACCCCCATATGACCGTTTACGACAACATGGCCTTCGGTCTGCAGCAGCGAAAAATGCCCAAGGACAAGATCGACAAGCTGGTTCGCGACGCAGCGGAAATGCTTGATCTTACCCGTTATTTAGAGCGCAAGCCCGGGGCATTGTCCGGCGGTCAGCGCCAACGCGTGGCGATGGGCCGGGCGATCGTTCGCCATCCCATGGCGTTCCTGATGGATGAGCCTCTTTCCAACCTGGATGCAAAACTCCGCGTGCAGATGCGCGGCGAACTGAAGCTCCTTAATCAGCGGCTCGGCGTCACAACCCTTTATGTGACCCACGATCAGGTCGAGGCTATGACCATGGGCGATCGTGTGGCTGTGCTGAAGCCGGTGTTTAATGGACAGGAGAGTAATCTTCAGCAGATCGATACGCCGCAGATGCTTTACGATAAGCCGGCCAACCTCTTCGTCGCCGGGTTTATCGGCTCGCCTGCCATGAATTTTGTTCGGGTCGAGCTGACGGCGGAAGGCGGGTCGCTAAAAGCTGCGGTAACTGGAACGAAAATATCCTTCTCGGTCCCAGCCCAGGGGGCACTGTCGGCCTTCGCCGGGCGACAAGTCATTGTTGGAATTCGCCCAGAGATGTTTAAGGTTTGTCCCGAGGCCGAGGCGTTGTTCAACGAGCAGATCCCGGTTGCCGAAGCGCTTGGAGCCGACACCTTCGTGTTCTTCGACATCGCGTCACCGTCGGTCAATATCAACGATGCTGAAGATACCGAAGACTTTCTCAATAAGGGTAAGAACCGGCTCGTGGCGCGTATACCACCTGCGCTGACGCCACGGCCCAATCAGTTGCTGCCATTGACCGTCGACCTGGGGAAGTTGCACTGGTTCGATCCAGTAACCGGGACTGCGATCCGCGACTGA
- a CDS encoding Gfo/Idh/MocA family protein yields MNRLRMGVIGAGLWGGNHAHTFNVLPETDLVGVCDLDEGRALKMKESYSAMQAFTDYQKLISSDQIDAISVATPDFTHTPIILAALKADKHVLSEKPLATTVREAEEIAAAAVKSKGKLMIDFHNRVNPILAQVRDMIQNGQIGLAKHGTARLSNTTFVPLEMLSWAAKSSALWFLGSHLVDVLRFILADEVVRVYSVARSGTLFAAGVDTKDFHVSVLEFSKGTVVTMENSWILSRDNPSLVDFKIEFVGEKGQVQADPTHNGGLRKIVDGGLKYNDYIGITPTGATRIGGFVLESIARFVDSVVRDAPLLADAQDGLANTKILAAIEESVATGKAVNIG; encoded by the coding sequence ATGAATAGACTGCGAATGGGCGTCATCGGCGCCGGTCTCTGGGGCGGCAATCATGCCCATACCTTTAATGTCTTGCCGGAGACCGATCTGGTCGGCGTCTGCGATCTTGATGAGGGCCGGGCGCTGAAGATGAAGGAAAGCTACAGCGCAATGCAGGCCTTCACCGACTACCAGAAGCTGATCTCAAGCGATCAGATCGACGCCATCTCGGTCGCAACGCCTGACTTTACCCACACGCCGATCATTCTAGCGGCTCTGAAAGCCGATAAACACGTGTTGAGCGAAAAGCCGCTTGCGACGACGGTGCGTGAAGCCGAGGAAATCGCTGCGGCTGCCGTAAAATCCAAGGGCAAGCTGATGATTGATTTCCACAACCGTGTGAATCCGATCCTCGCCCAGGTTCGTGACATGATCCAAAACGGTCAGATCGGCTTGGCCAAACACGGGACCGCGCGTCTTTCGAATACGACATTCGTTCCGCTCGAAATGCTGAGCTGGGCTGCAAAGTCTTCGGCACTCTGGTTCCTGGGCAGCCACCTCGTCGATGTCCTACGTTTCATTCTCGCAGACGAAGTCGTGCGTGTTTATTCGGTTGCCCGCTCGGGTACCCTATTTGCCGCCGGCGTGGATACGAAAGACTTCCATGTGTCGGTGCTTGAATTTTCCAAGGGCACGGTCGTGACCATGGAGAACAGCTGGATCCTGTCGCGTGACAATCCTTCGCTTGTTGATTTCAAGATCGAGTTCGTTGGTGAAAAGGGCCAGGTCCAGGCGGACCCCACCCATAATGGCGGCCTGCGCAAGATCGTCGACGGCGGACTGAAATACAATGACTACATCGGCATAACACCAACCGGCGCGACACGGATCGGCGGTTTTGTCTTGGAATCCATTGCCCGCTTTGTCGATAGCGTCGTGCGAGACGCTCCGCTGCTGGCAGATGCGCAGGACGGTCTGGCAAACACAAAGATCCTGGCGGCGATCGAAGAATCCGTCGCGACCGGCAAGGCTGTGAACATCGGCTAA
- a CDS encoding carbohydrate ABC transporter permease, with translation MSRRHTSFNTALTYAAGLLFLAIFVGPILWFIALAIRPAETAFTMPPQLAFEPNLDAFRHILVDPGTNAPQLVNSLIVAIGAVLLNLPFSVPAAYALSRFKLRGKKNIMLWYLGLLMAPPVAFLIPYFILITRIGLQGSYFSMILVLQTLTIPFSVWLMKSFIDEVPVELEEAARVDGARWYTIMLRITLPIVRPGIIVTSMFAFVFAWNNAAFPLVLSSRSTATLPIGTLGYFATSGVTWNYIAAAAVLAMIPPMIIFLVFDRYVVRGLTFGSVKG, from the coding sequence ATGTCCCGTCGCCACACGAGCTTCAACACGGCACTCACCTACGCCGCCGGCCTCCTCTTCCTGGCAATCTTCGTCGGTCCGATCCTGTGGTTCATCGCTCTTGCGATCCGGCCGGCCGAGACGGCGTTCACCATGCCGCCGCAACTTGCCTTCGAGCCCAATCTCGATGCTTTCCGGCATATCCTCGTCGATCCCGGCACCAACGCGCCGCAACTGGTCAACAGCCTCATCGTCGCGATCGGTGCTGTGCTACTCAATCTGCCCTTTTCGGTTCCTGCTGCCTACGCATTGTCCCGTTTCAAGCTCCGCGGCAAGAAGAACATCATGTTGTGGTATCTCGGGCTGTTGATGGCCCCGCCGGTCGCGTTTCTGATCCCGTATTTCATCCTCATCACGCGCATTGGCCTCCAGGGTTCCTACTTTTCGATGATCCTGGTCCTACAGACGCTGACGATCCCGTTTTCCGTCTGGTTGATGAAGAGCTTTATCGATGAGGTGCCAGTGGAACTGGAGGAAGCTGCCCGAGTGGACGGCGCCCGTTGGTACACGATCATGTTGCGGATCACGCTGCCGATCGTTCGTCCCGGCATCATTGTTACCTCGATGTTCGCCTTCGTGTTCGCGTGGAACAACGCCGCTTTTCCGCTGGTGCTGAGCTCACGCTCGACCGCCACCCTTCCGATCGGAACACTTGGGTATTTCGCAACGAGCGGAGTGACCTGGAACTACATCGCCGCCGCCGCAGTGCTCGCGATGATACCTCCGATGATCATCTTCCTTGTTTTCGATCGATACGTCGTACGAGGCCTCACCTTTGGTTCGGTGAAGGGCTGA
- a CDS encoding carbohydrate ABC transporter permease, with protein MHTTTVRFPRAFGPARKSFIRRNLPYLLIAPSVVMLLALIAYPLLFALRSSFYFWNLQIGPEPLQFVGFENYVQALNAFDFRAALTNTLILSILGTTLEFTFGLAIALILLKALPGMNIVRALLILPTTIAPIVVGFLFRYLYDPGGGLLSWLLQSLWLPVPAEGILGSPSTALAAILFVDIWQWTPFFAIVLYASLLAVPDEILEAARLDRASAWTILMRIKLPLIKRTAIIIVMLRFMQIFNTFDTVLVLTRGGPGTSTRTLGYSLYEQGLVNFNIGLVSAMTWITVLIVNVIVALYVFFAFRNEEW; from the coding sequence ATGCACACGACAACTGTTCGCTTTCCGCGAGCCTTCGGGCCTGCCCGGAAGAGCTTTATCCGACGAAACCTGCCATACTTGCTGATTGCGCCTTCGGTGGTGATGCTGCTCGCTCTGATCGCCTACCCGTTGCTGTTTGCTCTCAGATCGAGCTTCTATTTCTGGAATCTGCAAATCGGCCCGGAGCCGCTCCAGTTTGTTGGCTTCGAAAATTATGTGCAGGCGCTTAACGCCTTCGATTTTCGCGCCGCACTCACCAATACCCTGATCCTGTCGATCCTTGGCACGACACTTGAGTTCACGTTTGGCCTGGCGATCGCGCTCATCCTGCTCAAGGCGCTGCCCGGCATGAACATCGTGCGGGCCCTGCTGATCCTGCCCACCACGATCGCGCCCATCGTCGTCGGCTTTTTGTTCCGCTACCTCTATGATCCCGGCGGCGGACTGTTGAGCTGGCTGTTGCAGTCGCTCTGGCTCCCCGTTCCCGCAGAGGGAATTCTTGGCTCGCCATCGACAGCACTCGCGGCCATCCTCTTCGTCGACATCTGGCAGTGGACGCCGTTCTTTGCAATCGTCCTCTATGCGAGCCTGCTGGCCGTGCCCGACGAGATTTTGGAGGCCGCACGACTGGATCGGGCGTCCGCGTGGACGATCCTGATGCGGATCAAGCTGCCGCTGATCAAGCGCACCGCGATCATCATCGTCATGCTGCGCTTCATGCAGATCTTCAACACCTTCGACACAGTACTTGTGCTCACCCGCGGCGGACCGGGCACGTCGACGCGCACGCTTGGATACTCGCTGTACGAGCAGGGCCTTGTCAACTTCAACATAGGCCTAGTCAGCGCCATGACCTGGATCACCGTGCTAATCGTCAACGTCATCGTTGCCCTCTACGTCTTCTTCGCGTTCCGAAACGAGGAGTGGTGA
- a CDS encoding ABC transporter substrate-binding protein — MTIDIGNMSRRDLLKSASVAALVAGAGSLAVPRRGAAQDANTVRVLSVEDPFFFSMKALVPEYEKETGIKVELESLSYDALQSRLVSAFVAKTSDADVIVVDQMWLGQYLDNGWIISLNDFIAKDNEFDLTDFIPEVLYSSNIWRGQIGTLPVAAYAQGVMYRKDVFDELGIAAPPTETSEDWTWTKYVDTLKLMEGKSFGGKPLFPTVVCGSQPSPIVHMFTQVSASHGANWFKSFPAAPWDFSPQLTSPAWIKSVEVYRQLYKLSPPEAINYVWFDAGTRFAKGDIGMFYWWTPYFYLIKNSGYMTGKKSDVMEKYATAALPKAEGVPQTVSLGGWSLGIPSSSERQEAGYAFIKWATSKATQKKMALWPDLNYQFSDFARVSLYQDEEVKAIYPYLDVQYAMMKQGNGKVTRPPVPGYTAVESVLGLTLNQLLTGTEEPKTGLERANSLFESILKGNLMIPYQKDSYADSLDGAKALIAKK, encoded by the coding sequence ATGACAATCGATATCGGAAATATGTCGCGACGTGACCTGCTGAAAAGCGCTTCCGTCGCAGCTCTTGTGGCTGGCGCGGGATCATTGGCCGTGCCACGGCGAGGGGCGGCACAGGATGCGAACACGGTTCGCGTCCTGTCGGTTGAAGACCCATTCTTTTTCTCAATGAAGGCGCTGGTGCCAGAATACGAGAAGGAAACCGGCATCAAAGTCGAACTGGAGAGTCTCTCCTATGACGCCCTTCAATCGCGCCTCGTCTCTGCCTTTGTCGCCAAGACCTCCGACGCCGATGTCATCGTCGTCGACCAGATGTGGCTCGGGCAATATCTCGACAACGGCTGGATCATCTCGCTGAATGATTTTATTGCCAAGGACAACGAATTCGATCTCACAGACTTCATTCCGGAGGTCCTTTATTCCTCGAACATCTGGCGCGGCCAGATCGGCACATTGCCGGTCGCAGCCTATGCTCAGGGGGTTATGTACCGCAAGGACGTCTTTGACGAACTCGGCATTGCAGCGCCGCCGACCGAGACGTCGGAAGACTGGACCTGGACGAAATACGTTGACACCCTGAAGTTGATGGAAGGCAAATCATTTGGCGGCAAACCGCTCTTTCCAACCGTCGTTTGCGGCTCTCAACCGTCGCCGATCGTCCACATGTTTACGCAGGTCTCAGCAAGCCACGGCGCGAACTGGTTCAAATCATTCCCGGCCGCTCCGTGGGATTTCTCCCCGCAGTTGACAAGCCCCGCATGGATCAAGTCTGTCGAAGTCTACAGGCAGCTCTACAAGTTGTCTCCGCCTGAAGCCATCAATTATGTCTGGTTCGACGCCGGCACCCGTTTCGCCAAGGGCGACATCGGCATGTTCTACTGGTGGACCCCGTACTTCTATCTGATCAAGAATTCCGGCTACATGACCGGCAAGAAGTCGGACGTCATGGAGAAGTATGCAACCGCAGCCTTACCGAAAGCTGAGGGCGTGCCTCAGACGGTCAGCCTCGGCGGCTGGAGTCTTGGCATCCCGTCCAGTTCCGAAAGGCAAGAGGCAGGCTACGCCTTCATCAAATGGGCGACCTCGAAGGCCACGCAGAAGAAAATGGCTCTTTGGCCGGACCTCAACTACCAGTTCTCCGACTTTGCGCGCGTTTCGCTCTATCAAGACGAGGAAGTCAAGGCGATCTATCCCTACCTCGATGTGCAGTATGCGATGATGAAGCAGGGCAACGGCAAGGTCACACGCCCGCCGGTCCCCGGTTACACGGCTGTCGAAAGTGTGCTGGGCCTGACATTGAACCAGCTATTGACCGGAACCGAAGAGCCGAAGACCGGCCTGGAGCGCGCCAACAGCCTGTTCGAGAGCATCCTGAAGGGCAATCTCATGATCCCTTATCAAAAGGACAGCTACGCGGATTCTCTTGACGGTGCCAAAGCCCTGATCGCCAAGAAGTAA